The following coding sequences are from one Frigoribacterium sp. Leaf415 window:
- a CDS encoding NAD(P)H-dependent oxidoreductase, which yields MNTLIVTAHPDHESLTAGLAQRLEQALPHDSVEVADLAVEGFDPRFGTADREAYRGHGDAPADVVREQGRIDRAEHLVLVFPVYWWSMPALLKGWIDRVFVDGWAFEIDPEGGTRRLLGRLTVHLLAVAGDSAGTYERHGYEAAMRTQIEHGIVDYVGARRGTTVVLHESERDDAAARDALVLDAVDTVARAVLGNAPRASSGA from the coding sequence GTGAACACGCTCATCGTCACCGCCCACCCCGATCACGAGTCACTGACCGCCGGTCTCGCCCAACGACTGGAGCAGGCCCTGCCCCATGACTCGGTCGAGGTGGCCGATCTGGCGGTGGAGGGGTTCGACCCGCGCTTCGGCACCGCGGACCGTGAGGCCTACCGGGGTCACGGGGACGCTCCCGCCGACGTCGTGCGCGAACAGGGTCGGATCGATCGGGCCGAGCACCTCGTCCTGGTGTTCCCGGTCTACTGGTGGTCGATGCCCGCCCTGCTGAAGGGCTGGATCGACCGGGTCTTCGTCGACGGGTGGGCGTTCGAGATCGACCCCGAGGGCGGCACGCGTCGCCTGCTCGGACGGTTGACCGTCCATCTGCTCGCCGTGGCCGGCGACTCGGCCGGCACGTACGAGCGGCACGGCTACGAGGCGGCGATGCGGACGCAGATCGAGCACGGGATCGTGGACTACGTCGGCGCGCGGCGCGGCACGACGGTCGTCCTGCACGAGTCCGAACGGGACGACGCCGCAGCCCGGGACGCCCTCGTCCTCGACGCCGTCGACACGGTGGCTCGCGCCGTCCTCGGGAACGCGCCCCGCGCCTCCTCGGGGGCGTAG
- a CDS encoding cupin domain-containing protein — MTALQGIDVAAELRQVTDHWTPRVVGQVNDQYVKVAKLLGELVWHAHDAEDEMFLVVSGTLRIQLPDDHEVVLTPGQFYVVPRGVQHNPVADEEVEIVLVETTTTAHTGDVVVDRTVPVDRQVGDFR, encoded by the coding sequence ATGACTGCTCTCCAGGGAATCGACGTCGCGGCCGAACTCCGACAGGTGACCGACCATTGGACCCCTCGGGTCGTCGGGCAGGTCAACGACCAGTACGTGAAGGTCGCGAAACTGCTCGGCGAACTCGTCTGGCACGCCCACGACGCCGAGGACGAGATGTTCCTCGTCGTCTCGGGCACCCTGCGCATCCAGCTCCCCGACGACCACGAGGTGGTGCTCACCCCGGGCCAGTTCTACGTCGTCCCGCGGGGCGTGCAGCACAACCCCGTCGCCGACGAGGAGGTCGAGATCGTCCTCGTCGAGACCACCACGACGGCCCACACCGGTGACGTCGTCGTCGACCGCACCGTGCCCGTCGACCGCCAGGTCGGCGACTTCCGCTGA
- a CDS encoding alcohol dehydrogenase catalytic domain-containing protein, translating into MRAVQYDQFGSIPTIVDLPAPVPPAHGVVVRVAATGVCRSDWHAWKGHDDSVRLPHVPGHEFAGVVTAVAADVARVVVGTRVTAPFVFACGTCDQCRAGDTQVCSRQQQPGFTLPGSYAESLVVPHADVNVIVLPDEVGFVEAAALGCRFGTAYHALHARARVEAGEWVAVFGCGGVGLSAVAVAVAAGARVVASDISPAALERATALGAEVVPMDDLAVDRVRALTGGGADVALDAFGSRVTSAASVASLRPRGRHVQVGLLLDDEAAPVIPMGRVIADELELLGSHGISVGEYAAMIDDVVAGRLRPQESIGRTIAFDDLPDALAAMDRPAVTAGMTVAVF; encoded by the coding sequence ATGCGCGCCGTCCAGTACGACCAGTTCGGGTCGATTCCGACCATCGTCGACCTCCCGGCACCCGTGCCGCCGGCTCACGGAGTGGTGGTCCGCGTCGCGGCCACGGGGGTGTGCCGGAGCGACTGGCACGCCTGGAAGGGCCACGACGACTCGGTGCGCCTTCCGCATGTGCCGGGTCACGAGTTCGCGGGCGTGGTGACGGCCGTCGCGGCCGACGTCGCCCGGGTCGTCGTGGGGACCCGCGTGACGGCCCCCTTCGTCTTCGCGTGCGGCACGTGCGACCAATGCCGTGCCGGTGACACCCAGGTGTGTTCCCGTCAGCAGCAGCCCGGCTTCACGCTTCCCGGGTCGTACGCCGAGTCCCTGGTCGTCCCGCACGCCGACGTGAACGTCATCGTCCTGCCGGACGAGGTCGGATTCGTCGAGGCGGCGGCGCTCGGCTGCCGATTCGGTACGGCGTACCACGCGCTGCACGCCCGGGCACGGGTCGAAGCAGGGGAGTGGGTGGCCGTCTTCGGCTGCGGTGGAGTGGGGCTCTCCGCGGTCGCCGTGGCGGTCGCCGCCGGTGCTCGGGTCGTGGCGTCGGACATCTCTCCCGCCGCGCTCGAGCGGGCCACCGCCCTGGGCGCCGAGGTCGTTCCGATGGACGACCTCGCCGTGGACCGGGTGCGAGCCCTCACCGGTGGAGGGGCCGACGTGGCGCTCGACGCGTTCGGCAGCCGGGTGACGTCGGCGGCATCCGTGGCGTCCCTCCGGCCGAGGGGTCGGCACGTCCAGGTGGGCCTGCTGCTCGACGACGAGGCGGCCCCGGTGATCCCGATGGGGCGGGTGATCGCGGACGAGCTCGAACTGCTGGGAAGCCACGGCATCTCGGTCGGCGAGTACGCCGCGATGATCGACGACGTGGTCGCGGGTCGACTGCGTCCGCAGGAGTCCATCGGCCGGACGATCGCCTTCGACGACCTGCCCGACGCCTTGGCCGCCATGGATCGACCGGCGGTCACGGCCGGCATGACGGTGGCCGTGTTCTGA
- a CDS encoding DoxX family protein: MSLASTLLRLTVGGFFVGHGLQKLTGAFDGPGLAGTEQMMAGTGMHPAARNARLVAVTETAGGAALALGAATPLAAAGIVGTMVTAVRKVHLAKGPWVTEGGYEYNAVLIAAAAALASGPGGPSVDQLFGKKSWGAGGTVFALVAGVAASFVAVELGKRATPPAEPGSDSSAG; encoded by the coding sequence ATGAGCCTCGCATCCACCCTCCTCCGCCTGACCGTCGGCGGTTTCTTCGTCGGCCACGGACTCCAGAAGCTGACCGGCGCCTTCGACGGACCGGGCCTCGCCGGCACCGAGCAGATGATGGCCGGCACGGGAATGCACCCCGCAGCCCGCAACGCCCGTCTCGTCGCCGTCACCGAGACCGCCGGTGGCGCCGCCCTCGCCCTCGGCGCGGCGACCCCGCTCGCCGCCGCCGGCATCGTCGGCACGATGGTCACCGCCGTCCGCAAGGTGCACCTCGCCAAGGGCCCGTGGGTGACCGAGGGCGGCTACGAGTACAACGCCGTCCTGATCGCTGCCGCTGCTGCCCTGGCCTCCGGCCCCGGCGGCCCGTCGGTCGACCAACTCTTCGGCAAGAAGTCGTGGGGCGCCGGCGGAACGGTCTTCGCCCTCGTCGCCGGCGTCGCCGCCTCGTTCGTCGCGGTCGAGCTGGGCAAGCGGGCGACTCCCCCGGCCGAGCCGGGCTCGGACTCCTCGGCGGGCTGA
- a CDS encoding RecQ family ATP-dependent DNA helicase, protein MTPTSTATDIDAEALELLRALTGRDDAVFHDGQLEAIRALVADRRRALVVQRTGWGKSAVYFIATLLLRRRGTGPTLLVSPLLALMRDQVAAAARAGVRAVAVNSANAHEWSDVQQQLVDDEIDVLLVSPERLNNPRFRDEQLPVLIARLGMLVVDEAHCISDWGHDFRPDYRRLADLIRTLPAGVPVLATTATANARVVADVAEQLAVGPDDEVLTIRGSLARASLRLGVLQLPTSRDRLGWLLSHLADLPGSGIIYTLTISAADDTARLLREAGHDVRSYSGRTDPEEREQLEQRLKGNDLKALVATSALGMGFDKPDLGFVIHLGAPSSPVAYYQQIGRAGRATDNADVLLLPGTEDAEIWQYFATASMPSEARAAAVLAELSETPLSTPALEARVDVKRTPLELMLKVLDVDGAVRRVQGGWVSTGEPWVYDAERYDRIAAARVAEQESMLAFERGETCRMQMLQVDLDDPAAEPCGRCDVCAGAWYPTDIAGEAATSAASTLDRVGVEIDPRAQWPTGADRAGVAVKGKIPDGERVEPGRALARLTDLGWGNTLREVFAANAPDAPLSKHLLNGVVRVLKEWPWAERPVGVVAMPSTSRPQLVGSLAEAISTVGRLPLLGTLGSARPSAGRGQGGNSVYRLADVWQSFEVGPELAAALAEVTGPVLLVDDLVDSRWTVTVAGRELRRAGAPAVLPFALAVVG, encoded by the coding sequence ATGACACCGACGAGCACCGCGACCGACATCGACGCCGAGGCCCTCGAGCTGCTGCGTGCGCTCACCGGGCGCGACGACGCCGTCTTCCACGACGGGCAGCTCGAGGCCATCCGGGCACTCGTCGCCGATCGTCGCCGGGCCCTCGTCGTGCAGCGCACCGGGTGGGGCAAGTCCGCGGTGTACTTCATCGCCACCCTGCTGCTGCGCCGACGCGGCACCGGCCCGACCCTGCTCGTGTCACCTCTGCTCGCCCTGATGCGCGACCAGGTGGCCGCCGCCGCCCGGGCCGGGGTGCGGGCCGTCGCGGTCAACTCGGCGAACGCCCACGAGTGGTCCGACGTCCAGCAGCAGCTCGTCGACGACGAGATCGACGTGCTGCTCGTCTCCCCCGAGCGACTCAACAACCCGCGGTTCCGCGACGAGCAGCTGCCCGTCCTCATCGCCCGGCTCGGCATGCTCGTCGTCGACGAGGCGCACTGCATCTCGGACTGGGGCCACGACTTCCGACCCGACTACCGTCGCCTCGCCGACCTCATCCGCACCCTGCCCGCGGGCGTGCCCGTCCTCGCCACGACCGCCACGGCCAACGCCCGCGTCGTGGCCGACGTCGCCGAGCAACTCGCCGTGGGGCCGGACGACGAGGTGCTGACGATCCGCGGATCACTGGCGCGCGCCTCCCTGCGTCTCGGGGTGCTGCAGCTGCCGACGTCGCGCGACCGCCTCGGCTGGCTGCTCAGCCACCTCGCCGACCTGCCCGGCAGCGGCATCATCTACACGCTCACCATCTCGGCGGCCGACGACACCGCCCGCCTGCTGCGCGAGGCCGGGCACGACGTCCGGTCGTACTCGGGACGTACCGACCCCGAAGAACGCGAACAGCTCGAACAGCGCCTCAAGGGCAACGACCTCAAGGCCCTGGTCGCGACGAGCGCCCTCGGCATGGGCTTCGACAAGCCCGACCTCGGCTTCGTGATCCACCTCGGCGCGCCGTCGTCGCCCGTCGCGTACTACCAGCAGATCGGGCGTGCGGGTCGCGCGACCGACAACGCCGACGTCCTGCTGCTGCCCGGCACCGAGGACGCCGAGATCTGGCAGTACTTCGCCACGGCGTCGATGCCGTCCGAGGCACGAGCGGCAGCCGTGCTGGCCGAGCTGAGCGAGACGCCGCTGTCGACGCCGGCCCTCGAGGCGCGGGTCGACGTCAAGCGCACCCCGCTCGAACTCATGCTCAAGGTGCTCGACGTCGACGGCGCCGTCCGCCGGGTGCAGGGCGGCTGGGTCAGCACGGGCGAGCCCTGGGTCTACGACGCCGAACGCTACGACCGCATCGCCGCCGCCCGGGTGGCCGAGCAAGAGTCGATGCTCGCGTTCGAACGCGGCGAGACCTGCCGCATGCAGATGCTGCAGGTCGACCTCGACGACCCGGCCGCCGAACCCTGCGGCCGGTGCGACGTCTGCGCGGGCGCCTGGTACCCGACCGACATCGCCGGTGAGGCGGCCACCTCGGCCGCGAGCACCCTCGACCGGGTCGGCGTCGAGATCGACCCCCGGGCCCAGTGGCCCACGGGGGCCGACCGGGCCGGAGTGGCCGTCAAGGGCAAGATCCCCGACGGCGAACGGGTCGAGCCGGGTCGTGCGCTCGCCCGACTGACCGACCTCGGGTGGGGCAACACGCTGCGCGAGGTCTTCGCGGCGAACGCCCCCGACGCTCCGCTGTCGAAGCACCTGCTCAACGGTGTCGTCCGTGTCCTGAAGGAGTGGCCGTGGGCCGAACGGCCCGTGGGCGTCGTGGCGATGCCGTCGACGTCACGGCCGCAGCTCGTCGGGTCGCTCGCCGAGGCGATCAGCACGGTCGGGCGGCTGCCGCTGCTCGGCACGCTCGGCAGCGCCCGCCCCTCGGCCGGTCGCGGCCAGGGCGGCAACAGCGTCTACCGACTCGCCGACGTCTGGCAGTCGTTCGAGGTCGGCCCCGAGCTGGCCGCAGCCCTCGCCGAGGTGACCGGGCCGGTGCTGCTCGTCGACGACCTCGTCGACAGCCGCTGGACGGTCACGGTGGCCGGGCGCGAGCTGCGCCGAGCCGGCGCCCCGGCCGTCCTGCCCTTCGCCCTCGCGGTGGTCGGCTGA
- a CDS encoding flavin-containing monooxygenase encodes MSDATRASSVPDGLDGRDHPGAAEHVDLLVVGAGLSGVGVAAQLHRDFPGRSLAVVEARDAVGGTWDLFRYPGVRSDSDMFTLGYGFRPWRDARAIAPGAAIRDYVRDTADETGVAGLIRFGHRVVAADWSSADARWTVTIEVVSSRGPSGSPAAADASSAGGAGAAPASGRVTITCSFLFVCSGYYRYDEGWSPTFPGQESFAGRVVHPQHWPEDLDVAGKRVVVIGSGATAVTLVPALAESAEQVTMLQRSPTYVLSLPSRRKEPRAWRRLLPQGVDDRLIRWRSIGMALLSFQTSRRSPEKMKAFLRAQVARRLPDDFDVDRHFQPSYDPWDQRLCITPDGALFRALRSGSASIVTDDIDSFTPGGVRVAGRDGQRARELPADVVVTATGLNLLLFGGMRLSVDGVEVDPATRLTYKGFMLSGVPNLAFAIGYTNASWTLKIDLVVHYVARLLRHADRHGFRVAVPVAPERPGPTSPLIDLRSGYVSRGVHLMPRQGSRSPWRMHQNYPRDVWLMRHSTLTRDGMRFGR; translated from the coding sequence GTGAGCGACGCGACCCGCGCCTCCTCGGTCCCCGACGGGCTCGACGGCCGCGACCATCCGGGCGCGGCCGAGCACGTCGACCTGCTCGTCGTCGGGGCCGGCCTGTCCGGCGTCGGGGTGGCGGCACAGCTGCACCGGGACTTCCCCGGACGCAGCCTCGCCGTCGTCGAGGCGCGCGACGCGGTCGGGGGCACCTGGGACCTCTTCCGGTACCCGGGCGTCCGCTCGGACAGTGACATGTTCACCCTCGGCTACGGGTTCCGACCCTGGCGGGACGCCCGCGCGATCGCCCCGGGCGCGGCGATCCGGGACTACGTCCGCGACACGGCCGACGAGACCGGCGTGGCCGGGCTGATCCGGTTCGGGCACCGGGTCGTCGCCGCCGATTGGTCGTCGGCCGACGCCCGGTGGACCGTGACGATAGAGGTCGTGAGCTCGCGCGGGCCGAGCGGGTCGCCCGCCGCCGCCGACGCGTCGAGCGCAGGAGGCGCGGGTGCCGCCCCGGCGTCCGGTCGCGTCACGATCACGTGCTCGTTCTTGTTCGTCTGCTCGGGCTACTACCGCTACGACGAGGGCTGGTCGCCTACGTTCCCGGGGCAGGAGTCGTTCGCCGGTCGCGTCGTGCACCCCCAGCACTGGCCCGAGGACCTCGACGTCGCCGGGAAGCGCGTCGTCGTCATCGGATCGGGAGCGACGGCGGTGACGCTGGTGCCCGCCCTCGCCGAGAGCGCCGAGCAGGTGACGATGCTGCAGCGGTCGCCGACCTACGTGCTCTCGCTTCCGTCGCGTCGGAAGGAGCCCCGCGCCTGGCGTCGGCTGCTGCCGCAGGGCGTCGACGACCGGCTGATCCGGTGGCGCAGCATCGGCATGGCGCTGCTCAGCTTCCAGACGAGCCGACGCTCGCCCGAGAAGATGAAGGCGTTCCTCCGGGCCCAGGTAGCCCGGCGCCTGCCGGACGACTTCGACGTCGACCGGCACTTCCAGCCGAGCTACGACCCGTGGGACCAGCGCCTCTGCATCACCCCGGACGGGGCCCTGTTCCGGGCGCTGCGCTCGGGGTCGGCGTCGATCGTGACCGACGACATCGACTCGTTCACGCCCGGCGGCGTCCGGGTCGCGGGTCGCGACGGCCAGCGGGCTCGTGAGCTGCCCGCCGACGTCGTCGTCACGGCCACCGGGCTCAACCTGCTGCTGTTCGGCGGCATGAGGTTGTCGGTCGACGGGGTCGAGGTCGATCCGGCGACGCGGCTGACCTACAAGGGGTTCATGCTCTCGGGGGTGCCGAACCTGGCGTTCGCGATCGGCTACACGAACGCGTCGTGGACGCTGAAGATCGACCTCGTCGTGCACTACGTCGCCCGGCTGCTGCGTCACGCCGACCGTCACGGGTTCCGAGTGGCCGTGCCGGTCGCGCCCGAGCGGCCGGGGCCGACGAGCCCGCTGATCGACCTGAGGAGCGGCTACGTCTCGCGTGGGGTGCACCTGATGCCCCGGCAGGGTTCGCGGTCGCCGTGGCGCATGCACCAGAACTATCCGCGCGACGTCTGGCTGATGCGACACAGCACCCTGACCCGGGACGGCATGCGGTTCGGACGCTGA
- a CDS encoding zinc-binding dehydrogenase: MLAGRLDVTTRHFSVTEVPTPDAGPGQVRIAVAAAGVCLSDVHLIQGSLTPLNLPGDTVTLGHEVAGTVDQVGEGVTHVAVGDRVLLQAGEERDGQVFTRGVDYDGGWAEFAVARADTVVPIPDSLPFEQACFIPDAVSTPWAALTTTADTRPGTAVGVWGIGGLGAHAVQLLALLGAAPIIAVDPLPGARDRALDFGADLALDPADPDFATALGRATGGRGLARAFDFAGVPAVREQAIACLGYRGRLTLVGLSDKPITITDGTRFSFLQQQVLGHYGSEPADVTTLVALTARGRLDFSKSVSATVPLAEAERAVQMLERKEGDPIRIVLVP, translated from the coding sequence ATGCTCGCCGGACGCCTCGACGTCACCACCCGCCACTTCTCGGTCACCGAGGTCCCCACCCCCGACGCCGGCCCGGGGCAGGTGCGCATCGCCGTCGCCGCCGCCGGCGTGTGCCTCAGCGACGTGCACCTGATCCAGGGTTCGCTCACGCCGTTGAACCTGCCCGGCGACACCGTCACCCTCGGCCACGAGGTCGCGGGCACCGTCGACCAGGTGGGCGAGGGCGTCACGCACGTCGCCGTCGGCGACCGCGTGCTGCTGCAGGCCGGAGAAGAGCGCGACGGGCAGGTCTTCACCCGCGGCGTCGACTACGACGGCGGCTGGGCCGAGTTCGCCGTGGCCCGCGCCGACACGGTCGTGCCGATCCCCGACTCCCTGCCCTTCGAGCAGGCCTGCTTCATCCCGGACGCCGTCTCGACACCGTGGGCGGCGCTCACCACGACGGCCGACACCCGGCCAGGCACGGCGGTCGGCGTCTGGGGCATCGGCGGTCTCGGCGCCCACGCCGTGCAGTTGCTCGCCCTGCTCGGGGCCGCGCCGATCATCGCCGTCGACCCCCTGCCGGGTGCCCGGGACCGGGCCCTCGACTTCGGCGCCGACCTCGCGCTCGACCCCGCCGATCCGGACTTCGCCACGGCACTCGGCCGCGCGACCGGTGGCCGGGGCCTCGCCCGGGCCTTCGACTTCGCCGGCGTGCCCGCCGTGCGCGAGCAGGCCATCGCCTGCCTCGGCTACCGCGGACGCCTGACCCTGGTCGGCCTCTCGGACAAGCCGATCACGATCACCGACGGCACGAGGTTCAGCTTTCTGCAGCAGCAGGTCCTCGGCCACTACGGCTCCGAGCCCGCCGACGTCACCACGCTCGTCGCCCTGACGGCCCGGGGGAGGCTCGACTTCTCGAAGTCGGTCAGCGCGACCGTGCCGCTGGCCGAGGCCGAGCGGGCGGTCCAGATGCTCGAGCGCAAGGAAGGCGACCCGATCCGGATCGTGCTGGTCCCGTGA
- a CDS encoding cation:dicarboxylate symporter family transporter gives MAKTHKGPQTPTPGGTTTADGVRARRRIDRSHWLYIAVIVAVAAGIIVGLAAPEVAVQLKPIGTAFVSLISMMIAPVIFCTIVLGVGSIAKAATVGKVGGLALGYFIAMSTFALAIGLVVGNLIHPGEGLMIGSTGYEAPAAEEAGGTAGFLLGIIPETLVSSLTSGSILQTLFVALLVGFALQRMGDRGTTILEGVRNLQVLVFRILAMIMWVAPIGAFGAIAAVVGETGVAAIVALGTLMVAFYITCILFVAVVLGTILKLATGVNIFRVMKYLGREYLLIVSTSSSEVALPRLIAKMEHLGVSKPVVGITVPTGYSFNLDGTAIYLTMASLFIANAMGTPLNVGEQVSLLLFMMIASKGAAGVTGAGIATLAGGLQAHRPDLVDGVGVIVGIDRFMSEARALTNFTGNAVATILVGTWTKQIDKDRVETVLSGRAPFDEATMNADGHGASSDSGSAGSAGSAGSAGSEAAASHEDEAALSTDDAGRPAGARLLDGRTGGLGSLEGTSPDRISTGSLHAMVGTDGRRAEEHLADAPADDEPRRG, from the coding sequence ATGGCAAAGACGCACAAGGGCCCGCAGACCCCCACGCCCGGCGGAACGACGACGGCGGACGGCGTCCGCGCCCGACGTCGCATCGACCGCTCGCACTGGCTCTACATCGCGGTGATCGTCGCCGTCGCGGCCGGCATTATCGTCGGCCTCGCGGCACCCGAGGTCGCGGTGCAGCTGAAGCCGATCGGCACCGCCTTCGTGTCGCTGATCTCGATGATGATCGCGCCGGTGATCTTCTGCACCATCGTGCTCGGCGTCGGCTCGATCGCCAAGGCGGCGACCGTCGGCAAGGTCGGCGGGCTCGCGCTCGGCTACTTCATCGCGATGTCGACCTTCGCCCTCGCGATCGGTCTCGTGGTCGGCAACCTGATCCACCCGGGCGAGGGCCTGATGATCGGCTCGACCGGATACGAGGCGCCCGCCGCCGAAGAGGCCGGGGGCACCGCAGGGTTCCTGCTCGGCATCATCCCCGAGACGCTCGTGTCGTCGCTGACCAGCGGCTCCATCCTGCAGACGCTGTTCGTGGCGCTGCTCGTCGGCTTCGCCCTGCAGCGCATGGGTGACCGCGGCACGACGATCCTCGAGGGCGTCCGCAACCTGCAGGTGCTGGTGTTCCGCATCCTCGCGATGATCATGTGGGTCGCCCCGATCGGTGCCTTCGGCGCGATCGCCGCGGTCGTCGGCGAGACGGGCGTCGCCGCCATCGTCGCGCTCGGCACCCTGATGGTCGCCTTCTACATCACCTGCATCCTGTTCGTCGCCGTCGTGCTCGGGACGATCCTCAAGCTCGCCACGGGCGTCAACATCTTCCGGGTGATGAAGTACCTCGGACGCGAGTACCTGCTGATCGTCTCGACGTCGTCGAGCGAGGTCGCCCTGCCCCGCCTCATCGCCAAGATGGAGCACCTCGGCGTCTCGAAGCCGGTCGTCGGCATCACGGTGCCCACCGGCTACTCGTTCAACCTCGACGGCACGGCGATCTACCTGACCATGGCGTCGCTGTTCATCGCCAACGCCATGGGCACGCCACTGAACGTCGGCGAGCAGGTCTCGCTGCTGCTCTTCATGATGATCGCGTCGAAGGGTGCCGCCGGCGTCACAGGGGCCGGCATCGCCACCCTGGCCGGCGGCCTGCAGGCGCACCGCCCGGACCTGGTCGACGGCGTCGGCGTGATCGTCGGCATCGACCGGTTCATGTCCGAGGCCCGCGCCCTGACCAACTTCACCGGCAACGCCGTCGCGACCATCCTCGTCGGCACCTGGACGAAGCAGATCGACAAGGACCGCGTCGAGACCGTGCTGTCGGGTCGCGCGCCCTTCGACGAGGCGACCATGAACGCGGACGGGCACGGCGCCTCCTCGGATTCCGGCTCGGCGGGCTCGGCGGGCTCGGCCGGTTCGGCAGGCTCGGAGGCCGCCGCCTCGCACGAGGACGAGGCCGCCCTCTCGACCGACGACGCCGGCCGACCCGCCGGGGCCCGTCTGCTCGACGGCCGTACGGGCGGGCTGGGCTCGCTCGAGGGCACCTCGCCCGACCGCATCTCGACCGGCTCGCTGCACGCCATGGTCGGCACCGACGGCCGCCGGGCCGAGGAGCACCTCGCCGACGCCCCCGCCGACGACGAGCCCCGCCGCGGGTAG
- a CDS encoding sensor histidine kinase, translating into MTVDPTRWSIATRLFALLVVFVVAVTVLATAWTVRSARDDADRSAARACLALATSIADNPYVVEALGTSDPSARLQPYAVALMSDTSTDFVTIMRPDRTRLTHPDPDEIGRPFVGTIAPALRGESFTETYAGTLGPSVRAVVPIESDGQVVALVSAGVTVDTITQSVGERLPLVFAAAGATVLLGGVVSWLLSRYLRRVTWGRGPEELARMFSYYEGVLHSVREGLVLVDDRGRLTLYNDQAAELLDLPRGGIAAPVPLTELQLPASLRELLASGRRASDEVHVTDDRVLVVNQELTEPTDGPRPTPATGRGGAAPSGGAASVTGAARPRSRRTLGTVTTLRDHTELTHLTGEVETMRTLSDALRSQTHEFSNRLHTIVSLIELGRGDEALRFAADELDLGQRLADRVVASIDEPTLAALLLGKAAQARERSIELRVDVEPDLGTIDVEPGDLVTILGNLVDNAFDAVAPTLDADVLDPAGRPARPPRVEVTVARVEGGVQLDVEDDGPGLGDVELAFRRGFSTKPAVPGGRGIGLALVRQAVGRVGGRLDVATGPDGTTFSVLLPDRRPDDADATARRRGGVRS; encoded by the coding sequence ATGACCGTCGATCCCACCCGGTGGAGCATCGCCACCCGGCTCTTCGCCCTGCTCGTCGTCTTCGTCGTCGCCGTGACCGTGCTCGCGACGGCGTGGACGGTCCGTTCGGCCCGCGACGACGCCGACCGCTCGGCCGCGCGGGCCTGCCTGGCCCTCGCCACCTCGATCGCCGACAACCCGTACGTCGTCGAGGCCCTCGGGACGTCCGACCCGAGCGCCCGTCTGCAGCCCTACGCCGTGGCCCTGATGAGCGACACATCGACCGACTTCGTCACGATCATGCGGCCCGATCGCACCCGTCTGACGCACCCCGATCCCGACGAGATCGGCCGACCGTTCGTCGGCACCATCGCCCCGGCCCTGCGTGGGGAGTCGTTCACCGAGACGTACGCCGGCACCCTCGGCCCGTCGGTGCGCGCGGTGGTGCCGATCGAGAGCGACGGCCAGGTCGTCGCCCTCGTCTCGGCCGGGGTCACGGTCGACACCATCACGCAGTCGGTCGGCGAGCGGCTGCCGCTCGTGTTCGCCGCCGCCGGGGCGACCGTGCTGCTCGGTGGCGTCGTCTCGTGGCTGCTCAGCCGCTACCTGCGGCGGGTGACCTGGGGCCGCGGCCCCGAAGAACTCGCGCGGATGTTCTCGTACTACGAGGGGGTGCTGCACTCGGTGCGTGAGGGGCTCGTGCTCGTCGACGACCGCGGCCGGCTGACGCTCTACAACGACCAGGCGGCCGAACTGCTCGACCTGCCACGAGGAGGCATCGCGGCACCCGTCCCGCTGACCGAGCTGCAGCTGCCCGCCTCGCTGCGCGAGCTGCTCGCCTCCGGACGCCGCGCCTCCGACGAGGTGCACGTGACGGACGACCGCGTGCTCGTCGTCAACCAGGAACTCACCGAGCCCACCGACGGCCCGCGACCGACCCCCGCGACCGGTCGAGGAGGCGCGGCACCGTCAGGAGGCGCGGCCTCGGTGACCGGCGCGGCCCGCCCGCGCTCCCGGCGCACGCTCGGGACGGTGACGACCCTGCGCGACCACACCGAGCTCACCCATCTCACGGGCGAGGTCGAGACCATGCGCACCCTCTCGGACGCGCTGCGCTCGCAGACCCACGAGTTCTCGAACCGGTTGCACACCATCGTGTCGTTGATCGAGCTCGGGCGCGGTGACGAGGCCCTTCGGTTCGCGGCCGACGAGCTCGACCTCGGCCAGCGGCTCGCCGACCGGGTCGTGGCCTCGATCGACGAGCCGACGCTCGCCGCCCTGCTGCTCGGCAAGGCGGCGCAGGCCCGCGAACGCTCGATCGAGCTGCGCGTCGACGTCGAGCCCGACCTCGGGACGATCGACGTCGAGCCCGGCGACCTCGTCACGATCCTGGGCAACCTGGTCGACAACGCCTTCGACGCGGTGGCGCCGACGCTCGATGCCGACGTTCTCGACCCCGCCGGCCGACCGGCCCGGCCGCCGCGGGTCGAGGTGACCGTCGCCCGGGTCGAGGGCGGCGTCCAACTCGACGTCGAGGACGACGGTCCGGGGCTGGGCGACGTCGAGCTCGCCTTCCGCCGGGGGTTCAGCACGAAGCCGGCGGTGCCGGGCGGGCGCGGCATCGGCCTCGCGCTCGTGCGTCAGGCCGTGGGTCGGGTCGGGGGTCGCCTCGACGTCGCCACGGGACCCGACGGGACCACCTTCTCGGTGCTGCTGCCCGACCGGCGGCCGGACGACGCCGACGCCACCGCCCGACGTCGGGGCGGGGTGCGGTCGTGA